One part of the Paraburkholderia flagellata genome encodes these proteins:
- the lgt gene encoding prolipoprotein diacylglyceryl transferase → MLIHPNFDPVAIHLGPLAVRWYGLMYLVGFILAIVIGRLRLRLPYVAAQGWTAKDIDDMLFYGVLGTILGGRLGYVLFYKASWYFAHPLDIFKVWEGGMSFHGGFLGVTFAMVLFAWQRGRTWLQVTDFVAPMVPTGLAFGRLGNFINGELWGRVTSPDSPWAMLFPGAANDDAAWLVAHPQLAAQWHLNEVFAQYHLLPRHPSELYEIALEGIALFIVLILFARKPRPVGAISAMFLIGYGLARFTVEFAREPDDFLGLLALGLSMGQWLSLPMVIAGIGLMAWAYRRANRNKNGAQVAGAKS, encoded by the coding sequence ATGCTCATCCACCCGAACTTCGACCCCGTCGCCATTCATCTCGGGCCGCTCGCCGTGCGCTGGTACGGCCTCATGTATCTCGTCGGCTTCATTCTGGCGATCGTGATCGGCCGTCTGCGCCTGCGTCTGCCGTACGTGGCCGCCCAGGGCTGGACCGCGAAAGACATCGACGACATGCTGTTCTACGGTGTGCTCGGCACGATTCTGGGCGGGCGCCTCGGCTACGTGCTGTTCTACAAGGCAAGCTGGTATTTCGCGCATCCGCTCGACATCTTCAAGGTGTGGGAAGGCGGCATGTCGTTTCATGGCGGCTTCCTCGGCGTGACGTTCGCGATGGTCCTGTTCGCGTGGCAGCGTGGGCGCACCTGGCTGCAGGTCACGGACTTCGTCGCGCCGATGGTGCCCACGGGGCTCGCCTTTGGCCGACTCGGCAACTTCATCAACGGCGAGTTGTGGGGCCGCGTGACGTCGCCCGACTCGCCGTGGGCCATGCTGTTTCCGGGCGCCGCGAACGACGACGCCGCGTGGCTCGTCGCGCATCCGCAACTGGCCGCGCAGTGGCACTTGAACGAAGTGTTCGCGCAATACCATTTGCTGCCGCGCCATCCTTCTGAACTGTATGAAATCGCGCTGGAAGGCATCGCGCTTTTCATCGTGCTGATTCTTTTCGCGCGCAAGCCGCGTCCCGTTGGCGCGATTTCGGCCATGTTCCTGATCGGCTATGGTCTTGCGCGCTTCACGGTCGAATTCGCACGCGAGCCCGACGACTTCCTCGGCCTGCTCGCGCTCGGTCTTTCGATGGGCCAGTGGCTTTCGCTGCCGATGGTCATCGCGGGGATTGGCTTGATGGCGTGGGCGTATCGCCGCGCCAATCGCAACAAGAACGGCGCACAAGTCGCGGGCGCGAAGAGCTGA
- a CDS encoding SIMPL domain-containing protein (The SIMPL domain is named for its presence in mouse protein SIMPL (signalling molecule that associates with mouse pelle-like kinase). Bacterial member BP26, from Brucella, was shown to assemble into a channel-like structure, while YggE from E. coli has been associated with resistance to oxidative stress.), with protein sequence MNRKTAVTLAAAFAAALPLAMTLAPGAAFAQSDARFQQPSGVLSLSAQASAEVPQDVVNITLFYEQEASDPASLTATLNQRADAALQRARGVAGVTAHSGQFSIFPSTDRDGRISAWRGRTEVVLESHDFAAASKLAGDLSSIMQVGNVQFSLSAEAQRAAEQKLSGQAIASFRDQALSATRAFGYSSYTIRDVNVGHSGVMPRPMMMMSARSASADAKMSSPVPLEGGTSTVTVNVSGSVQMK encoded by the coding sequence ATGAACCGAAAAACAGCCGTCACGCTCGCCGCCGCATTCGCTGCCGCCCTCCCCCTCGCCATGACGCTCGCGCCGGGCGCCGCGTTCGCACAGAGCGACGCGCGTTTCCAGCAGCCCTCGGGCGTGCTTTCGCTTTCCGCGCAGGCCAGCGCCGAAGTGCCTCAAGACGTCGTCAACATTACGCTGTTCTACGAACAGGAAGCGAGCGATCCTGCCTCGCTCACAGCGACGCTCAATCAGCGCGCCGACGCCGCGCTCCAACGCGCACGCGGCGTCGCGGGCGTGACCGCGCACTCAGGCCAGTTCTCGATCTTCCCTTCGACGGATCGCGACGGCCGCATCTCCGCCTGGCGCGGCCGCACGGAAGTCGTGCTCGAGTCGCATGATTTCGCGGCGGCGTCGAAACTCGCCGGCGATCTCTCGTCGATCATGCAGGTGGGCAACGTGCAGTTCTCGCTGTCGGCCGAGGCACAGCGCGCCGCCGAGCAAAAACTTTCGGGCCAGGCCATCGCCTCGTTTCGCGACCAGGCCCTCTCGGCCACGCGCGCGTTCGGCTACAGCAGCTACACGATTCGCGACGTGAACGTGGGGCACTCGGGCGTGATGCCGCGTCCCATGATGATGATGAGCGCGCGCAGCGCTTCGGCTGACGCGAAGATGTCGTCGCCTGTGCCGCTCGAAGGCGGCACATCCACGGTGACGGTCAATGTCTCCGGCTCGGTGCAGATGAAGTAA
- a CDS encoding EVE domain-containing protein, translated as MRYWLMKSEPDEASIDDLANAPQRTLPWTGVRNYQARNFMRDTMQQGDGVLFYHSSCPEPGIAGIAQVSSTAYPDPTQFDPKSPYYDAKSTQENPRWMLVDVVFKKKCPLIALAALREHEELADMRVLAKGNRLSITPVTTAEWNFITKHLM; from the coding sequence ATGCGCTACTGGCTGATGAAGTCCGAACCCGACGAAGCAAGCATCGACGACCTCGCAAACGCGCCGCAGCGCACGCTGCCCTGGACCGGCGTACGAAACTACCAGGCGCGCAATTTCATGCGCGACACCATGCAGCAAGGCGACGGCGTGCTGTTCTATCACTCGAGCTGCCCCGAGCCCGGTATCGCGGGCATCGCGCAGGTGTCGTCCACGGCCTACCCCGACCCCACGCAGTTCGATCCGAAAAGCCCGTACTACGACGCGAAATCGACGCAGGAGAATCCGCGCTGGATGCTCGTCGACGTGGTGTTCAAGAAGAAGTGCCCGCTGATTGCTCTGGCCGCCTTGCGTGAGCACGAGGAACTCGCGGACATGCGTGTGCTTGCCAAGGGCAATCGACTTTCGATCACGCCGGTCACCACGGCCGAGTGGAACTTCATCACGAAACATCTGATGTGA
- a CDS encoding cell division protein ZapA, with the protein MTTKQIEATILGQTYRLVCSPETEQALLEAVARVDAEMSKIRNHSNVRGTDRIAVMAALSLASELLRLQTSVRHGEAFPAEEIRRTMRQMNEQLGAVIHQYGVQ; encoded by the coding sequence ATGACCACCAAGCAGATCGAAGCGACGATACTCGGCCAAACCTATCGCCTCGTCTGTTCGCCGGAAACGGAACAGGCGCTGCTCGAGGCCGTGGCGCGCGTGGACGCCGAAATGTCGAAGATCCGCAATCACAGCAACGTGCGCGGCACCGATCGCATCGCCGTCATGGCAGCGCTCTCGCTCGCTTCGGAACTGCTGCGCCTGCAAACCAGCGTGCGACACGGAGAAGCATTCCCAGCCGAGGAAATCCGTCGTACAATGCGCCAAATGAATGAACAACTGGGCGCGGTGATTCACCAGTACGGTGTGCAATAA
- a CDS encoding ATPase, with translation MLNELETLSQNIGRLIEINQRQHEARLALEEQLTQLRAQCDETRAELEQVREERAALQAERDALSAKIDDAQVRLNAILEKLPRARAGNERDNQLDLLEPSQSNDDDSNAARHGENA, from the coding sequence ATGCTCAACGAACTCGAAACACTCTCACAAAACATCGGGCGGCTGATCGAGATTAATCAGCGCCAACACGAAGCACGCCTCGCACTCGAAGAGCAACTCACGCAGCTGCGTGCGCAATGCGACGAGACACGCGCCGAACTCGAACAGGTCCGCGAGGAGCGCGCCGCGCTGCAAGCAGAGCGCGATGCACTCTCGGCGAAGATCGATGATGCGCAGGTGCGTCTGAACGCGATCCTCGAAAAGCTGCCACGCGCACGCGCAGGTAACGAGCGCGACAACCAGCTCGATCTGCTTGAGCCGTCGCAGAGCAACGACGACGACAGCAACGCGGCCCGCCACGGAGAAAATGCATGA
- a CDS encoding FecCD family ABC transporter permease, with amino-acid sequence MRSMRRDESHAVPPLHALPRRSMSARRACMIWAALASAALVVFAASLATGSVGVTFAQALAALTPAHGTPDMAIEIVRTLRLPRALAGFACGALLALAGALLQVLLRNPLAEPYVLGVSGGAAAFALVAMIAGVAWWGVQASACAGAFVSILLVLGLARRELWRGEPQDSSPRLLLTGAVTAAGWGAVITLLLTLSPDTRLRGMLFWLTGDLNGAGTPWPALVVLGVVLACIVPAAPMLNVLLRGDAAAQALGVPVLRLRVGIYLAASLAAAAAVTTGGTIGFVGLVVPHMLRLAFGNDQRMLVPAAALAGGVAVMGADLVARTVAAPAQLPVGVVTALAGVPVFLWMLLARRAR; translated from the coding sequence ATGCGTTCCATGCGCCGCGATGAGTCCCATGCTGTGCCGCCGCTGCACGCGCTGCCGCGCCGCTCGATGAGCGCGCGCCGCGCGTGCATGATCTGGGCCGCGCTCGCCTCGGCGGCGCTCGTGGTGTTCGCCGCATCGCTCGCAACAGGCAGCGTGGGCGTGACGTTTGCGCAGGCGCTGGCGGCGCTCACTCCCGCGCACGGCACACCCGACATGGCGATCGAAATCGTGCGCACGCTGCGCTTGCCGCGCGCGTTGGCGGGTTTCGCATGTGGCGCGCTGCTCGCGCTGGCGGGCGCGCTGTTGCAGGTGCTGCTGCGCAATCCGCTTGCGGAGCCCTACGTGCTCGGCGTTTCGGGTGGCGCTGCCGCGTTCGCACTGGTCGCGATGATCGCGGGCGTCGCGTGGTGGGGCGTGCAGGCGAGTGCATGTGCGGGTGCGTTCGTTTCGATCCTGCTCGTGCTCGGGCTCGCACGCCGCGAGTTATGGCGTGGCGAGCCGCAGGACAGTTCGCCGCGGCTTCTGTTGACGGGCGCGGTGACGGCGGCAGGCTGGGGCGCGGTGATCACGCTGCTGCTGACACTCTCGCCCGACACGCGTCTGCGCGGCATGCTGTTCTGGCTCACGGGCGACCTCAATGGTGCGGGCACGCCATGGCCCGCGCTCGTTGTGCTTGGCGTGGTCCTTGCGTGCATCGTGCCGGCCGCGCCGATGCTCAACGTGCTGCTGCGCGGCGACGCCGCTGCGCAGGCGCTCGGCGTGCCGGTGCTGCGTCTGCGCGTGGGCATTTATCTTGCCGCCTCGCTTGCTGCGGCCGCTGCCGTGACGACGGGCGGCACCATCGGCTTCGTCGGGCTCGTCGTGCCCCACATGCTGCGCCTCGCGTTCGGCAACGACCAGCGTATGCTCGTGCCCGCCGCCGCGCTCGCCGGCGGCGTGGCCGTGATGGGCGCGGACCTCGTCGCGCGCACGGTAGCGGCGCCCGCGCAGTTGCCGGTGGGCGTCGTGACCGCGCTCGCGGGCGTGCCCGTTTTTCTGTGGATGCTCCTCGCGAGGCGTGCACGATGA
- a CDS encoding ABC transporter ATP-binding protein, translated as MSDASAPLLAVHALTLRAGARTLVDSLSQRFAAGEIWCVAGANGAGKTTLIGALAGLREPSAGRVEVEGIALAHWPPVRLAQRRALMPQDQRDAFSASVIDTVLLNRYPHLSGWGWEGDADRAAAHAALATLGLEAFAARDVLSLSGGERQRVALAAALCQGAPLLLLDEPLAHLDLHHQIACLEALSRWVRSEARAVLFSCHDLNLARRFATHALLLDGRGGFHAGPVREVLTPQRASAAFGHPLVLIREGEHEALVPALLPAFASTASSPHSPGPNGAH; from the coding sequence ATGAGCGACGCATCCGCACCCCTTCTCGCTGTCCACGCGCTCACGTTGCGCGCGGGCGCGCGTACGCTTGTCGATTCGCTCTCGCAAAGGTTTGCCGCTGGCGAAATCTGGTGCGTCGCGGGCGCGAATGGCGCGGGCAAGACCACGTTGATCGGCGCACTCGCGGGCCTGCGCGAGCCTTCCGCCGGGCGCGTGGAAGTGGAGGGCATCGCGCTCGCACACTGGCCGCCGGTGCGCCTCGCGCAGCGCCGCGCGCTGATGCCGCAGGACCAGCGCGACGCATTCAGTGCGAGCGTGATCGACACCGTACTGCTCAATCGCTATCCACATCTTTCGGGCTGGGGCTGGGAAGGCGACGCCGATCGCGCCGCCGCGCACGCCGCGCTCGCCACGCTCGGCCTCGAAGCGTTCGCCGCGCGCGATGTGCTTTCGCTCTCCGGCGGTGAACGCCAGCGTGTCGCGCTTGCGGCCGCGTTGTGTCAGGGCGCGCCGCTTCTGCTGCTCGACGAGCCGCTTGCGCATCTCGACCTGCATCATCAGATCGCGTGCCTTGAAGCGCTTTCGCGCTGGGTGCGCAGCGAAGCGCGTGCCGTGCTGTTTTCCTGCCACGATCTCAATCTTGCGCGGCGTTTCGCGACGCACGCGCTCCTGCTCGACGGCCGCGGCGGCTTTCACGCGGGCCCCGTGCGTGAGGTGCTCACGCCGCAGCGCGCGAGCGCCGCATTCGGGCATCCACTCGTGCTGATACGCGAGGGCGAGCACGAGGCACTGGTGCCTGCGCTTTTACCTGCGTTCGCGTCGACCGCTTCATCACCGCATTCGCCGGGACCGAACGGCGCGCACTAG
- the cobT gene encoding nicotinate-nucleotide--dimethylbenzimidazole phosphoribosyltransferase has translation MTSSLTELLAVEPLDLSLRDELQRLIDTKTKPPGSLGRLESLARQLGMIQGTTRPSVERPVMIVFAGDHGIAAEGVSPYPQAVTAQMVANFVAGGAAINAFSGVAGLTLEVVNAGVATPLPLSPTLVDVPIARGTRNFARERAMTCDEALAALAAGAERVRHHAALGTNVIGFGEMGIANTSSAACLMSRLCGVPIDECVGRGTGLDNAGLAKKRNVLAAALAHHADAREPLDVLAAFGGFEIAMMAGAYLEAARSRMVILVDGFIATSALLVADSLAPNVRDYCVFAHASNEAGHRRMLDHFGARELLALDLRLGEGTGAALAVPLLRAAVAFLNEMASFESAGVDNRSDRHA, from the coding sequence ATGACGTCATCGCTTACCGAACTGCTCGCCGTCGAACCGCTCGACCTCTCGTTGCGCGACGAACTGCAACGCCTTATCGACACGAAGACAAAGCCCCCCGGCAGTCTTGGCCGCCTCGAATCGCTGGCGCGCCAGCTTGGCATGATCCAGGGCACGACGCGCCCGAGCGTCGAGCGTCCTGTGATGATCGTGTTCGCGGGCGATCACGGCATTGCCGCCGAAGGCGTGAGCCCGTATCCGCAGGCCGTGACTGCGCAGATGGTCGCGAACTTCGTGGCAGGCGGCGCGGCCATCAACGCATTCAGCGGCGTGGCGGGACTCACGCTCGAAGTCGTCAACGCGGGCGTGGCGACACCGCTGCCGCTGTCGCCCACGCTGGTCGATGTGCCCATCGCGCGCGGCACGCGCAACTTCGCGCGCGAGCGCGCCATGACGTGCGACGAAGCCCTCGCCGCGCTCGCGGCGGGCGCCGAGCGCGTGCGCCATCACGCGGCACTCGGCACGAACGTGATCGGCTTTGGCGAAATGGGCATTGCGAATACGTCGTCGGCAGCGTGCCTGATGAGCCGGTTGTGCGGCGTGCCGATCGACGAATGTGTCGGGCGCGGCACGGGCCTCGACAATGCGGGCCTCGCGAAAAAGCGCAACGTGCTCGCGGCGGCGCTCGCGCATCATGCCGACGCGCGCGAACCGCTCGACGTGCTCGCCGCGTTCGGCGGCTTCGAGATCGCGATGATGGCGGGCGCGTACCTCGAAGCGGCACGCTCGCGCATGGTGATTCTCGTGGACGGCTTTATCGCGACCTCGGCGCTGCTCGTGGCCGACTCGCTTGCGCCAAACGTGCGCGACTACTGCGTGTTTGCGCACGCATCGAACGAAGCGGGGCACCGGCGCATGCTCGATCACTTCGGCGCGCGCGAACTGCTCGCGCTTGATCTGCGTTTGGGCGAGGGTACGGGCGCGGCGCTCGCCGTGCCGCTCTTGCGCGCGGCGGTGGCGTTCCTGAACGAAATGGCGAGCTTCGAGTCGGCTGGCGTCGACAATCGCAGTGATCGCCACGCCTGA
- a CDS encoding adenosylcobinamide-GDP ribazoletransferase — protein MKPLAELRYFFTALGYFTRVPVPRWVGFEPAWLNAAARYFPLVGVLIGALGALVYLAALRVFPASVAVLLSMAVTLLATGAFHEDGLADCLDAFGGAYTREDVLRIMHDSRIGAFGAIGLVVALALKWQTLAALPPARAAMLMIAAHAASRACAISYLVSLEYVRTEGKAKPVAQRMSVSAWLCACVFGLPWLFWPTWSVTPDWRAGAATLVVLAVLRYVLGRYFVRRIGGYTGDCLGFAQQVFEIAIYLVGLAWISF, from the coding sequence ATGAAGCCGCTTGCGGAACTGCGTTATTTCTTCACGGCGCTCGGCTATTTCACGCGTGTGCCGGTGCCGCGCTGGGTCGGCTTCGAGCCTGCATGGCTCAATGCGGCGGCGCGCTACTTTCCGCTCGTCGGCGTGTTGATCGGCGCACTCGGGGCGCTCGTCTATCTCGCCGCATTGCGTGTGTTTCCCGCGAGCGTGGCGGTGTTGCTTTCGATGGCCGTCACGCTCCTCGCGACGGGCGCCTTCCACGAGGATGGCCTCGCCGATTGCCTTGACGCATTCGGCGGCGCGTACACCCGTGAGGACGTGCTGCGCATCATGCACGATTCGCGCATCGGCGCGTTCGGTGCGATTGGCCTCGTCGTGGCGCTTGCGCTCAAGTGGCAGACGCTTGCCGCGCTGCCCCCGGCGCGCGCCGCGATGCTGATGATCGCCGCTCACGCGGCGAGCCGCGCGTGCGCGATCAGCTATCTCGTCTCGCTCGAGTACGTGCGCACCGAGGGCAAGGCGAAGCCCGTTGCGCAGCGCATGAGCGTGTCCGCGTGGCTGTGCGCGTGCGTGTTCGGCTTGCCGTGGCTTTTCTGGCCGACGTGGTCCGTTACGCCTGACTGGCGCGCGGGTGCCGCGACGCTCGTCGTGCTTGCCGTGCTGCGCTACGTGTTGGGGCGCTACTTCGTGCGCCGCATCGGCGGCTATACGGGCGATTGTCTCGGCTTCGCGCAACAGGTGTTCGAGATTGCCATTTACCTCGTGGGGCTCGCATGGATCTCGTTCTGA
- the cobC gene encoding alpha-ribazole phosphatase, translated as MDLVLIRHPAVAVDAGVCYGASDVPLAGDATQQAALFAERLTVLGVREPQRIETSPLTRCASVAAAFAGLHGHTPQADARLAEMDFGAWEMQRWDAIERAQIDAWAANFEHAREHGGESVAQFDARVSGWFDRLDAHEKSTVWAVTHAGVIRTVAARALGMPLARCVRWPLEMGAIVCLRYDAFSAQWLLARWNA; from the coding sequence ATGGATCTCGTTCTGATTCGCCATCCCGCCGTGGCCGTGGATGCGGGCGTGTGCTACGGCGCGAGCGACGTGCCGCTCGCGGGCGACGCAACGCAGCAGGCCGCGCTGTTCGCCGAGCGGCTCACGGTGCTCGGCGTGCGCGAACCGCAACGGATTGAAACGAGCCCGCTCACGCGCTGCGCGAGCGTTGCGGCGGCGTTTGCCGGTTTGCACGGACACACGCCGCAAGCAGACGCACGCCTTGCGGAGATGGATTTCGGCGCGTGGGAGATGCAGCGTTGGGACGCGATCGAACGCGCGCAGATCGACGCATGGGCCGCGAATTTCGAGCACGCGCGCGAACATGGCGGCGAAAGCGTTGCGCAGTTCGATGCGCGCGTGAGCGGATGGTTCGATAGGCTCGACGCGCACGAGAAGTCCACCGTTTGGGCAGTCACGCATGCGGGCGTGATTCGCACCGTCGCGGCGCGCGCGCTCGGCATGCCGCTCGCGCGCTGCGTACGCTGGCCACTGGAGATGGGCGCCATCGTGTGCCTGCGCTACGACGCTTTTAGCGCACAGTGGCTGCTCGCGCGCTGGAACGCGTAG
- a CDS encoding cobalamin-binding protein — protein sequence MRAAILVLALAVAALGPCAASATVAAIDDAGNTVTLPAPAQRVLSLAPHVTELLFAAGGGAKVVGAVAYSDYPPEAQKVPRVGDNRALDLERIAALKPDLIVVWRHGNAQQQLDRLRDLHIPLFFSEPHKLDDVATSLTRLGVLLGTESTAQAAASAYRRDIAQLRARYAQRAPVSVFYEVWDQPLMTINGSHMISDVIALCGGRNVFATLDPLLPTISTEAVLAANPDAIVTASQGATSPERPLPSFERWRAWPALTAVARGNLFAIDGDLLTRPAPRIAQGAAQLCKDLDLARSRDAVAH from the coding sequence ATGCGCGCGGCAATCCTGGTGTTAGCGCTTGCCGTCGCGGCGCTCGGCCCATGCGCTGCAAGCGCGACCGTCGCCGCCATCGACGACGCGGGCAACACCGTCACCCTTCCCGCGCCTGCGCAGCGCGTATTGAGCCTCGCCCCGCACGTGACCGAGTTGCTGTTCGCGGCGGGCGGCGGCGCGAAAGTGGTCGGCGCCGTGGCCTACAGCGACTACCCGCCCGAAGCACAAAAGGTCCCGCGCGTGGGCGACAATCGAGCGCTCGACCTCGAACGCATCGCCGCGCTCAAGCCTGACCTCATCGTGGTCTGGCGTCACGGCAACGCACAGCAACAGCTCGATCGTCTGCGGGACCTGCACATCCCGCTCTTTTTCAGCGAGCCGCACAAGCTCGACGATGTCGCGACCTCTCTCACGCGCCTCGGCGTATTGCTCGGCACCGAATCCACGGCGCAGGCTGCGGCAAGCGCCTACCGCCGCGACATCGCGCAGCTACGCGCACGCTATGCGCAACGCGCCCCCGTGAGTGTCTTCTACGAAGTCTGGGATCAGCCGCTGATGACCATCAACGGTTCGCACATGATCAGCGACGTGATCGCGCTGTGCGGCGGCCGCAACGTGTTCGCAACGCTCGATCCGCTCCTGCCGACGATTTCCACGGAAGCCGTGCTCGCCGCCAATCCCGATGCGATCGTCACCGCTTCGCAAGGCGCAACTTCACCGGAGCGCCCTCTGCCAAGCTTCGAGCGCTGGCGCGCCTGGCCCGCGCTCACCGCTGTTGCACGCGGCAATCTCTTCGCCATCGACGGCGATCTGCTCACGCGCCCCGCGCCGCGCATCGCCCAGGGCGCGGCTCAGCTGTGCAAGGATCTCGATCTCGCCCGCTCGCGCGACGCCGTTGCGCATTAA
- the cobD gene encoding threonine-phosphate decarboxylase CobD: MSENPAALVAHGGNLHEAAVRYGIAWDAWIDLSTGINPHGYPVPPVPPTAWRRLPDDGDGFAACAARYYGAPDAHHVLPVAGSQAAIRALPALLSTLLPSARVAIAPLTYGEYAPAFARAGNEIVPLDLTQDTLPDTVTHAVVVNPNNPTAAHIAAARLLHWHAQLASRGGTLIVDEAFGDAFGHERSETLAHATSREGLVVLRSPGKFFGLAGARCGFALGAPALLAALRAHLGAWTVSGPARHAVTHAFEDGAWQSEMHVRLATESARLVALLRAHGFAPHATPLFAWITEARAAALQDALARRAVWTRRFDAPASLRFGLPASEDEWQRFESALEQAMRAIG, encoded by the coding sequence ATGTCTGAGAATCCAGCCGCTCTCGTCGCACACGGCGGCAATCTGCACGAAGCCGCCGTGCGTTACGGCATCGCGTGGGACGCCTGGATCGATCTCTCCACCGGCATCAACCCGCACGGCTATCCCGTACCGCCCGTGCCGCCGACGGCATGGCGGCGCCTGCCCGACGACGGCGACGGCTTCGCCGCGTGCGCCGCGCGCTACTACGGCGCACCAGACGCGCACCATGTCTTGCCCGTGGCGGGCAGCCAGGCCGCGATCCGCGCGCTGCCTGCGCTGTTGTCCACGCTGTTGCCGTCTGCGCGTGTCGCGATCGCGCCGCTCACCTACGGCGAGTACGCGCCGGCGTTTGCGCGCGCGGGCAATGAGATCGTGCCGCTCGACCTCACGCAGGACACGCTGCCCGATACCGTCACGCACGCCGTCGTGGTGAACCCCAACAATCCGACGGCCGCGCATATCGCTGCCGCGCGCCTGCTGCATTGGCATGCGCAACTCGCCTCGCGCGGCGGTACGCTGATCGTCGACGAAGCTTTTGGCGATGCGTTCGGCCACGAGCGATCCGAAACGCTTGCGCACGCAACCAGCCGCGAAGGACTCGTCGTGCTGCGCTCGCCGGGCAAGTTCTTCGGGCTCGCAGGTGCGCGTTGTGGCTTCGCACTCGGCGCACCCGCGCTGCTAGCCGCGTTGCGTGCGCATCTGGGCGCGTGGACCGTGAGCGGACCTGCGCGCCACGCCGTCACCCACGCATTCGAAGACGGCGCGTGGCAAAGCGAAATGCACGTGCGCCTCGCAACCGAGAGCGCACGCCTCGTTGCGCTGTTGCGCGCTCACGGCTTTGCGCCGCACGCCACGCCGCTTTTCGCGTGGATCACGGAAGCGCGCGCGGCAGCGCTGCAGGACGCACTCGCGCGCCGCGCGGTGTGGACGCGCCGCTTCGACGCGCCGGCCAGCCTGCGCTTTGGCCTGCCCGCCTCCGAAGACGAATGGCAGCGCTTCGAAAGCGCGCTCGAACAAGCCATGCGGGCGATCGGCTGA